One Setaria italica strain Yugu1 chromosome II, Setaria_italica_v2.0, whole genome shotgun sequence DNA segment encodes these proteins:
- the LOC105913746 gene encoding uncharacterized protein LOC105913746, whose translation MEITVSPAAGADSATDWRAPYLDYLVHGTLPADKTEARRIARRAKSFTIIDQELYKRSHTGILQRCIPIEQGKALIQDIHTGACGHHAAPRTLVGNAFRQGFYWPTAVADATQVVRTCEGCQFFARQTHLPAQVLQTIPITWPFAVWGLDLFTGKRFLQFCDDHHIRVDWAAVAHPRTNGQVERANGMILQGLKPRIFDRLKKFGGRWVAELPAVLWSLRTTPSRATGFTTFFMIYGYA comes from the exons ATGGAAATCACGGTGAGCCCTGCGGCGGGGGCCGACTCCGcgaccgactggagagccccgtaccttgACTACCTTGTCCACGGCACGCTCCCGGCTGACAAAACagaagcccgcaggatcgcgcgccgtgcaaaatccttcaccatcatcgaccaggagctctacaagagaagccacactgggatcctccagcgctgcatcccgatcgagcagggaaaggcgctgatccaggatatccacaccggggcttgtggtcaccacgctgcgccaaggacgcttgtgggcaacgccttccgacaaggtttttactggccaaccgcggtcgcggatgctacccaggtagtccgcacctgtgaaggatgccagttctttgcccgccaaactcacctgcccgcgcaggtgttgcaaaccatccccattaCGTGGCcattcgcggtctgggggctggacct atTCACTGGGAAGAGATTTCTTCaattctgcgacgaccaccacattcgagtggattgggcggcagtggcgcacccccgcacgaacgggcaagtcgagcgagccaacggcatgatactccagggtctcaagccacggatcttcgatcgccttaaaaagttcggcggacggtgggttgcggagctcccagcggtcctctggagcttgaggacgacCCCTAGTCGGGCGACGGGGTTCACCACGTTCTTCATGATCTACGG TTATGCATAA